Proteins found in one Passer domesticus isolate bPasDom1 chromosome 16, bPasDom1.hap1, whole genome shotgun sequence genomic segment:
- the PCK1 gene encoding phosphoenolpyruvate carboxykinase, cytosolic [GTP], which translates to MPPQLKADMNVMPKVVQGDWESLSPEARDFIETNAKLCQPECIHICDGSEEENKKILDIMVEQGMIKKLNKYENCWLALTDPRDVARIESKTVIITQEQRDTTPIPKTGTSQLGRWMSEEDFEKAFNTRFPGCMQGRTMYVIPFSMGPIGSPLSKIGIELTDSPYVVASMRIMTRIGTDVLKALGNGEFVKCLHSVGCPLPLKEPLINNWPCNPELTLIAHLPDRREIISFGSGYGGNSLLGKKCFALRIASRLAKEEGWLAEHMLILGITNPEGKKKYFAAAFPSACGKTNLAMMNPSLPGWKIECVGDDIAWMKFDEQGNLRAINPENGFFGVAPGTSVKTNPNAIKTIFKNTIFTNVAETSDGGVYWEGIDEPLPAGVTVTSWKNKDWTPDNGEPCAHPNSRFCSPARQCPIMDPAWESPEGVPIEGIIFGGRRPAGVPLVYEAFNWKHGVFVGAAMRSEATAAAEHKGKVIMHDPFAMRPFFGYNFGKYLAHWLSMAHRPAAKLPRIFHVNWFRKDSQGRFLWPGFGENSRVLEWMFNRIEGKASAKPTAIGYIPTDAALNLKGLEDVNLTELFDISKEFWEKEVEEIKQYFEVQVNADLPYEIERELLALEMRIKQL; encoded by the exons ATGCCCCCACAGCTGAAAGCCGATATGAACGTCATGCCCAAGGTTGTGCAGGGGGATTGGGAGAGTCTCTCTCCAGAAGCCAGGGATTTCATCGAGACCAACGccaagctgtgccagcctgagTGCATCCACATCTGCGATGGCTCGGAGGAAGAGAACAAGAAAATTCTGGACATCATGGTAGAACAAGGCATGATCAAGAAGCTGAACAAGTATGAGAACTG ctgGTTGGCTCTCACTGACCCAAGAGATGTGGCAAGAATTGAGAGCAAAACTGTCATCATCACTCAAGAGCAGAGAGATACCACTCCAATCCCTAAAACTGGAACAAGCCAGCTGGGCCGCTGGATGTCTGAGGAAGATTTTGAGAAAGCCTTCAACACCAGGTTCCCAGGCTGCATGCAAG GACGCACGATGTATGTCATCCCCTTCAGCATGGGGCCTATTGGGTCACCTTTGTCCAAGATTGGGATCGAGCTGACGGATTCACCCTATGTGGTGGCCAGCATGAGGATCATGACACGGATAGGAACAGATGTTTTGAAAGCCCTGGGCAATGGGGAGTTTGTAAAGTGCCTTCACTCAGTTGGATGCCCTCTGCCGCTAAAAG AGCCATTAATCAACAACTGGCCGTGCAACCCGGAGCTGACGCTGATTGCTCATCTCCCGGATCGCAGGGAGATCATTTCCTTTGGCAGCGGCTACGGAGGAAACTCCTTGCTGGGGAAGAAATGCTTTGCTCTCCGGATTGCCAGCAGACTGGCCAAAGAGGAGGGCTGGCTGGCAGAGCACATGCTG ATCCTGGGAATTACCAATCCAGAAGGTAAAAAGAAGTACTTTGCTGCAGCATTCCCTAGTGCATGTGGAAAAACTAACTTGGCCATGATGAACCCAAGCCTGCCAGGATGGAAAATTGAGTGTGTGGGTGATGACATTGCCTGGATGAAATTTGATGAACAAG GCAACTTAAGGGCAATCAATCCTGAAAATGGCTTTTTTGGTGTCGCCCCTGGAACCTCAGTCAAAACAAACCCCAATGCTATTAAAACCATATTCAAGAACACCATCTTTACCAACGTGGCAGAAACCAGTGATGGAGGTGTTTACTGGGAGGGCATTGATGagcccctgccagctggagTGACAGTGACCTCGTGGAAGAACAAGGATTGGACCCCAGACAACG GAGAACCTTGTGCTCACCCCAACTCCAGGTTCTGCTCCCCAGCCAGGCAGTGCCCCATCATGGATCCTGCGTGGGAGTCTCCCGAAGGCGTGCCCATCGAAGGGATCATTTTTGGGGGCCGCAGACCAGCTG GTGTCCCTCTTGTATATGAGGCCTTTAACTGGAAGCATGGAGTATTTGTAGGAGCAGCCATGAGATCTGAAgcaacagcagctgctgagcacaaaG GCAAAGTCATTATGCACGATCCATTTGCCATGAGGCCTTTCTTTGGCTACAACTTTGGCAAATACTTGGCCCACTGGCTGAGCATGGCCCATCGTCCTGCTGCAAAACTACCCAGGATCTTCCACGTTAATTGGTTCCGGAAAGACAGCCAAGGGAGATTCCTGTGGCCTGGCTTCGGAGAGAATTCCCGTGTGCTGGAGTGGATGTTCAACAGAATTGAAGGGAAAGCCTCTGCCAAACCAACTGCCATAGGTTACATCCCCACTGATGCTGCTTTGAACTTGAAGGGTTTGGAAGATGTCAACCTGACCGAACTGTTTGATATCTCAAAAGAGTTCTGGGAAAAGGAGGTAGAAGAAATCAAGCAATACTTTGAAGTGCAAGTTAATGCTGACCTTCCCTACGAAATAGAAAGGGAATTGCTTGCCTTAGAGATGAGGATAAAACAGCTGTGA